From Shewanella yunxiaonensis, the proteins below share one genomic window:
- the fadJ gene encoding fatty acid oxidation complex subunit alpha FadJ, translating into MESTVKTFTLTRRDDGIALLTMDVPGETMNTLKAEFVPEMTDLLAQVRGDSSIKGLVIISGKKDSFVAGADIAMLDACDTSQKASDLSIAGHKIFGELEKLEIPVVAAIHGACLGGGLELALACDKRVCTDDSKTVLGLPEVQLGLLPGSGGTQRLPRLIGIAKALDMMLTGKQLRPKQALKLGLVDDMVPQTILLDAAIELLKSGKKRRKRQPGIMELLLEHSHFGRNIIFDQALKQVERKTQGNYPAPAKIIDCVRIGADEGMAAGLATESRYFGELVMTPESAALRSIFFATTQMKKETGAAGAQPRPLKKAVVLGGGLMGGGIASVTISKAKLPVRVKDISEKGLSNALSYAYKLLNNGVKRRYISAAQRDKQMALMSTTTVYNGVHDADIVVEAVFEDLTLKHQMVQDIERECRENTVFASNTSSLPIAQIAAVASRPENVIGLHYFSPVEKMPLVEVIAHDKTAPETIATTVAFARKQGKTPIVVKDGAGFYVNRILALYMNEAAQLLLEGQSVETLDSALVKFGFPVGPMTLLDEVGIDVGAKIGPILEKELGERFRAPAAFAKLLADDRKGRKNSKGFYVYGKRKSKKKQVDASVYKVLGITPGVASENSRLAERCVVQMLNEAVRCLEEGIISSARDGDIGAIFGIGFPPFLGGPFHYIDTMGAAKLVEILQEYQYRFGERFAPCERLKTMAAEGQKFFN; encoded by the coding sequence ATGGAATCGACTGTAAAAACTTTCACCTTAACTCGTCGGGATGATGGTATCGCTCTGTTAACCATGGATGTGCCTGGCGAAACCATGAACACCCTGAAAGCGGAATTTGTGCCTGAGATGACCGATCTATTGGCACAGGTGCGTGGCGACAGCAGTATTAAAGGGCTGGTGATTATTTCTGGGAAAAAGGATTCATTTGTGGCGGGTGCCGATATCGCTATGTTGGATGCCTGCGATACCAGCCAGAAAGCCAGCGACTTGTCGATCGCCGGCCACAAGATTTTCGGTGAATTGGAAAAACTGGAGATCCCTGTCGTCGCCGCGATACATGGTGCATGCCTAGGCGGCGGTCTGGAGTTGGCGCTGGCTTGTGATAAACGCGTCTGTACTGACGATAGTAAAACCGTGCTCGGTCTGCCCGAAGTTCAACTGGGATTATTACCGGGTAGTGGCGGCACTCAACGGTTGCCAAGGTTGATTGGTATTGCCAAGGCACTGGATATGATGTTGACCGGTAAACAACTGCGGCCAAAACAAGCATTGAAGCTGGGCTTGGTTGATGACATGGTGCCGCAAACCATTTTATTGGACGCCGCCATTGAACTGCTCAAAAGCGGTAAAAAACGTCGCAAACGTCAACCTGGTATCATGGAGTTGTTGCTGGAACATTCACACTTCGGTCGCAATATCATCTTTGATCAAGCATTGAAGCAGGTTGAACGTAAAACACAGGGCAACTATCCGGCACCCGCAAAAATCATTGATTGTGTGCGCATTGGGGCTGATGAGGGCATGGCCGCAGGATTGGCGACAGAGTCACGTTATTTCGGTGAACTGGTGATGACTCCGGAATCGGCGGCGTTACGTTCAATCTTTTTTGCCACTACGCAGATGAAAAAGGAAACCGGTGCCGCAGGTGCCCAGCCGCGCCCACTGAAGAAAGCAGTGGTCCTCGGTGGCGGGCTGATGGGCGGCGGCATCGCATCGGTCACTATCAGCAAAGCCAAGCTGCCAGTACGAGTCAAAGACATCAGTGAAAAAGGGCTGTCAAATGCCTTGTCTTATGCCTATAAGCTACTGAATAACGGCGTAAAACGGCGCTATATAAGCGCAGCTCAGCGCGATAAGCAGATGGCGCTGATGAGTACCACAACTGTCTACAACGGTGTGCACGATGCTGATATTGTGGTGGAAGCGGTGTTTGAAGATCTGACACTTAAGCATCAGATGGTGCAGGATATAGAACGTGAATGTCGTGAAAATACCGTATTTGCATCTAATACCTCATCCTTGCCGATTGCACAGATCGCCGCGGTTGCCAGCCGTCCGGAAAATGTGATCGGTTTGCATTACTTTTCGCCCGTCGAAAAGATGCCGTTGGTAGAGGTGATTGCTCATGACAAGACTGCGCCAGAAACCATTGCGACCACAGTAGCGTTTGCGCGCAAACAGGGTAAAACCCCCATTGTGGTGAAAGACGGTGCCGGTTTCTATGTCAACCGCATTCTGGCGTTGTACATGAACGAGGCGGCGCAGTTGCTACTGGAAGGGCAGAGCGTTGAGACTCTCGACAGTGCCCTGGTCAAGTTCGGTTTCCCGGTAGGCCCAATGACCTTACTGGATGAAGTCGGGATTGATGTTGGTGCTAAAATCGGCCCGATCCTTGAAAAAGAATTAGGCGAGCGGTTCCGGGCGCCTGCCGCCTTTGCCAAACTGTTGGCCGATGATCGCAAGGGCCGTAAAAACAGCAAAGGTTTCTACGTGTATGGCAAACGAAAATCCAAGAAGAAGCAAGTCGATGCCTCGGTTTATAAAGTCTTGGGGATTACCCCTGGAGTAGCATCGGAGAACAGCCGCCTGGCCGAGCGCTGTGTGGTGCAGATGCTCAATGAGGCGGTGCGTTGTCTTGAAGAAGGAATTATCAGCAGTGCCAGAGATGGTGATATTGGTGCTATCTTTGGCATCGGTTTCCCACCGTTTCTTGGCGGACCATTCCATTACATCGATACCATGGGCGCGGCTAAATTGGTGGAAATCCTGCAAGAGTACCAGTACCGATTCGGTGAACGGTTTGCGCCTTGTGAACGGTTAAAAACGATGGCGGCTGAAGGTCAGAAGTTCTTCAATTAG
- the fadI gene encoding acetyl-CoA C-acyltransferase FadI has translation MSDRQQVTNARGERIAIVAGLRTPFARQATAFHGLPAVDLGKMVVAELLQRTELDPVLVQQLVYGQVVQMPAAPNIAREIVLGTGMQVTTDAYSVTRACATSFQSTVNVAEAIMTGNIDIGIAGGADSSSLLPIGVSKKLAIALVDLGKARSLKQKWQVLSRIRPKDLLPVPPAVAEYSTGLSMGQTAEQMAKSYHISRADQDALAHRSHTLASKSWAEGKLRDEVMVAHVPPYSSFIERDNNIRDNSTLASYAKLKPVFDRKHGTVTAATSTPLTDGASAVLMMSEGKAKAMGYQPIGYIKSYAFSAIDVWQDMLMGPSYATPLALARAGMQLEDLDLIEMHEAFAAQTLANIQMFASKKFAEEKLGQSRAIGEIDMDKFNVLGGSLAYGHPFAATGTRLITQVCNELKRRGGGTALTTACAAGGLGAAMILEVE, from the coding sequence ATGAGTGACAGACAGCAGGTAACCAATGCCCGAGGCGAACGCATTGCTATTGTGGCGGGTTTGCGGACACCATTTGCCCGTCAGGCCACCGCTTTTCATGGGTTGCCCGCAGTAGATCTTGGCAAAATGGTTGTTGCAGAGTTACTACAACGCACAGAGTTAGACCCAGTGTTAGTGCAGCAATTGGTCTATGGTCAAGTGGTGCAGATGCCTGCCGCCCCTAATATTGCCCGTGAAATCGTGCTCGGTACTGGGATGCAGGTAACCACTGATGCTTATAGTGTGACCCGAGCCTGTGCCACCAGTTTTCAGAGTACGGTCAACGTTGCTGAAGCTATCATGACCGGTAACATCGACATCGGCATTGCGGGGGGCGCAGATTCTTCCTCATTACTGCCGATTGGGGTCTCCAAAAAATTGGCAATTGCATTAGTCGATTTAGGAAAGGCGCGCAGCCTCAAACAAAAATGGCAGGTGCTCAGTCGTATTCGCCCCAAAGATTTGTTGCCGGTACCGCCAGCTGTCGCGGAATATTCCACTGGCTTGTCTATGGGGCAAACCGCAGAGCAAATGGCCAAAAGCTACCATATCAGTCGTGCCGATCAGGATGCGCTGGCTCATCGCTCCCACACTTTGGCAAGTAAAAGCTGGGCTGAGGGCAAACTGAGAGATGAAGTGATGGTGGCACATGTCCCGCCGTACAGTAGCTTTATCGAACGTGATAACAATATTCGTGATAACTCGACACTGGCGTCATACGCCAAGCTCAAACCGGTGTTCGATCGTAAACATGGTACGGTGACCGCCGCAACCAGCACCCCACTGACAGATGGCGCATCTGCGGTGTTAATGATGAGTGAAGGTAAAGCAAAAGCCATGGGCTATCAGCCTATCGGTTATATTAAAAGTTACGCGTTTAGTGCCATTGATGTATGGCAAGACATGTTGATGGGACCGTCTTATGCCACGCCATTAGCGTTAGCTCGTGCGGGTATGCAGCTGGAAGATCTGGATTTGATTGAAATGCACGAAGCGTTTGCGGCACAGACTCTGGCCAATATTCAGATGTTTGCCTCGAAGAAGTTTGCCGAAGAAAAATTAGGGCAGAGCCGTGCTATCGGTGAAATCGATATGGACAAATTTAATGTGCTCGGTGGCTCATTGGCCTATGGTCATCCTTTTGCCGCAACCGGTACGCGCCTGATCACTCAGGTTTGCAATGAACTTAAACGTCGCGGTGGTGGTACAGCGTTAACGACTGCCTGTGCCGCAGGCGGCTTGGGTGCTGCCATGATCCTGGAAGTGGAGTAA
- a CDS encoding AAA family ATPase has product MPLSRFHALRTYLDHVIVGQPSLTENLLIAMIADGHLLVEGPPGLAKTRAVKALCDGIQGDFHRIQFTPDLLPADLTGTDIYRAQTGTFEFEAGPIFHNLILADEINRAPAKVQSALLEAMAEGQVTVGKHSYKLPQLFLVMATQNPLENEGTYPLPEAQLDRFLMHLNLDYPSAETELEILRLSRNEAKTRTMEKMTPISQDDIFSARVQALEIYLAEPLERYIVDLVMATRQPARYSAELAKWLEYGVSPRATQSIERCARARAWLHERDFVSPEDIQAVLPNVLRHRLLLSYQAQAEGISRDEVINHILSQVAVP; this is encoded by the coding sequence ATGCCGTTAAGTCGTTTTCACGCATTAAGAACATATCTTGACCATGTGATAGTTGGTCAACCATCGTTAACTGAAAATCTACTGATTGCCATGATTGCCGATGGCCACTTATTGGTCGAGGGTCCTCCAGGGCTGGCAAAAACCCGCGCGGTGAAAGCGCTGTGTGATGGGATCCAGGGAGATTTTCACCGGATCCAATTTACCCCAGATCTGTTGCCTGCTGACCTTACTGGCACCGATATCTACCGCGCGCAGACCGGTACCTTTGAATTCGAAGCCGGACCGATTTTCCACAATTTGATCCTGGCGGATGAAATTAACCGCGCTCCGGCCAAAGTGCAGTCAGCATTGTTGGAAGCGATGGCAGAAGGACAAGTTACGGTCGGCAAGCATTCCTATAAGCTGCCACAGTTGTTTCTGGTGATGGCGACGCAAAACCCTTTAGAAAACGAAGGCACTTATCCATTACCGGAAGCGCAGTTAGACCGCTTCCTGATGCACCTGAATCTGGATTACCCCAGTGCAGAAACTGAGCTGGAGATTTTGCGGCTGTCGCGTAATGAAGCCAAAACGCGCACGATGGAAAAAATGACGCCCATTTCACAGGACGATATTTTCAGTGCGCGTGTGCAGGCACTGGAGATTTATCTGGCCGAGCCACTGGAGCGTTATATCGTTGATCTGGTAATGGCGACCCGGCAGCCAGCACGATACAGCGCAGAGTTAGCCAAATGGTTAGAATATGGTGTCAGTCCCCGTGCCACTCAATCCATTGAGCGCTGCGCCCGCGCCCGCGCCTGGTTACACGAACGAGACTTTGTCTCGCCAGAAGACATTCAGGCCGTGCTGCCAAATGTGCTGCGTCATCGGTTACTGCTGAGTTATCAGGCGCAAGCAGAAGGCATCAGCCGGGATGAAGTGATCAACCATATTCTCAGTCAGGTAGCTGTGCCCTAA
- a CDS encoding DUF58 domain-containing protein — MQTPPNTLPLFADGVHLSEAELLACRNLARAIPDRRVRARAAMAGNRSSLIKGRGMEFAEVRHYQHGDDVRTIDWRVTARTGKAHTKLFVEERERPVLLLVDLKHSLYFGSTLLLQSVQVAHLAATLGWNAIQQGDRLGALIVGDNKRRELKPRTREHGILALISAMTEVHKHQLEHLETPVSASQGLMAQSCRQLVRLTKPGSQVWLITDGNGFDDDCRQSLSALTRHNEVAAFVVTDPLRNGTLQLPKRFSLPVRDQGKSLVLDRHSYDAWLERQRHSLWHFEQMMQSLSIPVRLIDAGQNLNQQMNLLR; from the coding sequence ATGCAAACGCCACCGAACACTTTGCCGCTCTTCGCTGATGGCGTGCATCTGAGCGAGGCGGAACTGTTAGCCTGCCGCAATCTCGCCAGAGCAATACCGGATCGCAGAGTTCGCGCACGAGCCGCTATGGCAGGCAATCGCAGCAGTCTGATAAAGGGCCGGGGGATGGAGTTTGCGGAAGTTCGTCACTACCAGCACGGTGATGATGTCCGCACTATCGACTGGCGAGTGACGGCAAGAACCGGCAAAGCGCACACTAAACTATTTGTTGAGGAGCGTGAACGGCCGGTACTGCTGTTGGTTGACCTGAAACACAGTCTCTATTTTGGTTCGACTTTGCTGTTACAGTCAGTACAGGTGGCTCATTTAGCCGCAACGCTGGGATGGAATGCCATTCAGCAGGGCGACCGCCTCGGGGCGCTGATTGTCGGCGATAATAAGCGTCGGGAGTTAAAACCCCGTACCCGTGAACATGGAATTCTGGCGTTAATTTCTGCGATGACAGAAGTACATAAACACCAACTGGAACACCTTGAAACACCCGTGTCGGCGAGTCAGGGATTGATGGCGCAGAGCTGTCGACAGTTGGTGCGGCTGACCAAACCCGGTTCACAGGTATGGTTGATCACCGATGGCAATGGTTTTGATGATGACTGTCGTCAATCACTGTCAGCGCTGACCCGTCATAACGAAGTCGCCGCATTTGTGGTGACGGATCCTTTGCGTAACGGCACACTGCAATTACCGAAACGGTTTTCACTGCCGGTACGGGATCAGGGAAAGTCGCTGGTACTGGACCGCCACAGTTATGATGCCTGGTTAGAACGGCAACGACACAGCCTGTGGCACTTTGAACAGATGATGCAATCTCTGAGTATCCCGGTGCGATTGATAGATGCCGGGCAAAATCTCAATCAACAAATGAATTTGTTAAGATGA
- a CDS encoding DUF4381 domain-containing protein: MTPTSTTANPALNALKDIRLPAEVGFWPPAPGIWALLILSLMLIIALIVWLYLRHKRHLRQQAPAKAALQLLSQLDANDPQLMLQLSSLLKRCAISYGGREQVASLTGEDWYQYLDQALPIKMHGKFSRLLKSRYQPHSDTDTTRELLTLCQQWLQCAPSYYRKASKGAKSC; this comes from the coding sequence ATGACGCCAACGTCCACTACTGCCAATCCGGCACTCAATGCCCTGAAAGATATCCGGCTGCCAGCTGAGGTTGGCTTTTGGCCACCCGCACCGGGAATTTGGGCACTGCTGATACTGTCACTGATGTTAATCATCGCGCTGATCGTATGGCTTTACCTGCGCCACAAACGCCACCTGCGCCAACAGGCGCCGGCCAAAGCTGCGTTACAACTGCTTTCGCAGTTAGATGCCAATGATCCCCAACTGATGCTGCAACTGAGCAGCTTACTTAAGCGCTGTGCGATCAGTTATGGCGGCAGAGAACAGGTGGCCAGCCTAACAGGTGAAGACTGGTATCAATACCTAGACCAAGCGCTGCCAATTAAAATGCACGGAAAATTCAGCCGCCTTTTGAAAAGTCGTTATCAACCTCATAGCGACACTGACACTACCCGCGAGCTGCTGACGCTTTGTCAGCAATGGTTACAATGCGCGCCGAGTTATTATCGCAAAGCTAGCAAGGGGGCAAAATCATGTTAA
- a CDS encoding vWA domain-containing protein, producing MLTLAWPWLLILLPLPLIIRFQPLTTAGGQLQMPGIQQYDVTEASNKTKRHWVLWLLWLLLILALARPQWLGDPIELPTQGRDLMVAVDLSGSMQIEDMVLNGKTVDRFSVIQKVVSDFIDRRAGDRIGLILFADAAYLQAPLTLDRRSVAQYLKEAQIGLVGKQTAIGDAIALAVKRFSQLDKSNRVLVLLTDGSNNAGSIDPDEAAAIAAKSGVTIYTIGVGADVMEQRTLFGVQRVNPSADLDEDQLKRIADVTHGKYFRARNPKELEQIYHDIDQLQPVSRNPQTYRPQSELFYWPLGLAVLFSLLFSISSVLSSRSVVSGRSS from the coding sequence ATGTTAACTCTTGCCTGGCCCTGGCTGCTGATACTGTTGCCACTGCCACTTATTATCCGGTTTCAACCTTTGACTACTGCTGGTGGTCAATTACAGATGCCGGGTATCCAGCAATATGATGTCACCGAAGCCAGTAATAAAACCAAACGCCACTGGGTACTATGGTTGTTATGGTTGCTGCTAATCTTGGCCTTAGCCAGACCTCAATGGTTAGGAGATCCTATAGAGCTCCCGACACAAGGGCGCGATTTGATGGTAGCCGTGGACCTTTCTGGCAGTATGCAGATTGAAGATATGGTGCTCAATGGTAAAACCGTCGACCGCTTCAGTGTTATCCAAAAAGTGGTCAGTGACTTTATCGACCGCCGTGCTGGCGATCGTATCGGTCTCATTCTGTTTGCGGATGCGGCGTATTTGCAAGCGCCGCTGACATTGGACCGACGCTCTGTAGCCCAATATTTGAAAGAAGCACAAATCGGCCTGGTAGGAAAACAGACTGCCATCGGTGATGCTATCGCCCTGGCGGTGAAGCGGTTTAGCCAACTGGATAAGAGTAACCGAGTATTGGTATTGCTAACGGATGGCTCCAACAATGCTGGCAGCATTGATCCAGATGAAGCCGCCGCAATCGCGGCCAAGAGTGGCGTCACCATCTATACCATCGGGGTCGGAGCTGATGTTATGGAACAACGCACGTTGTTTGGCGTGCAACGCGTTAATCCGTCTGCCGACCTTGATGAAGATCAACTGAAACGGATTGCCGACGTGACTCATGGTAAGTATTTCCGCGCGCGCAATCCCAAAGAGCTGGAGCAAATCTACCACGATATTGATCAGTTGCAGCCTGTCAGTCGGAACCCGCAGACCTACCGTCCCCAATCGGAACTATTTTATTGGCCATTAGGACTGGCAGTACTGTTCAGTCTGTTATTCAGCATTAGTAGCGTTCTGTCCTCACGTTCAGTCGTATCCGGGAGGTCATCATGA
- a CDS encoding vWA domain-containing protein → MSLHFIRPEWFITLLPLALGLWLKLKYSGSHSQWNKYIAPHLAGVLVSHAQQQRRQWLPLLVLSWCIAILALSGPALYKKSLPVFASTQGRVVLMDMSLSMYATDLSPNRLTQARFRVTDLLKGLKEGETGLVAYAGDAFVISPLTRDSNTLLNLLPTLSPDIMPVRGSNLPAALTKAKELLKQGGHIKGDIILVTDGVATDQLNEAKAALQDSQYRLVILALGSAQGAPVRLSDGQLMRDSSNQVVVPTTNYAQLNELAQSSHGMLIPFANDGSDLTKLRQWLSKDENDDAKATNVAGDVWIDLGPYLSLLLLIPLLAAFRYGLPMWLVALPLTGLLLPPQAHASSWDNLWQTADQQGMQAFKQQDFKTAAGKFANPAWQGSALYRAGDYQGALKAFEKDKSADGYYNQGNALMQMGNYEEAIKRYDNALKKNPNLENAKANKKLAEEKEKQDKQDKQDKQDKQDKQDKQDKQDKQDKQDKQDKQDKQDKQDKQDKQDKQDKQDKQDKQDKQDKQDKQDQNKSGQQQNQQSNPPEDQKPQDKQKNSGDDNQGSDKPQSGDKQQSASEQQQGQNKSSQAQDPADQQGNSREQSAKSQPTADKNEQQKQAGEKQSPPQAQQGQSSSGEDKQQPSPQMQADASQGNNADQDDKQQAQASTAKPAENNSPKQSQNGTVAASSLDDKDKLPADMQRALKAVVDDPAALLRNKMQLEYQKRRQRGETPKEQQQW, encoded by the coding sequence ATGAGTCTGCATTTCATCCGGCCGGAATGGTTTATCACCCTGCTGCCACTAGCCTTGGGTTTATGGCTAAAACTGAAATACAGCGGCAGTCACTCTCAATGGAACAAATATATTGCGCCTCATCTCGCTGGCGTTTTAGTCAGCCACGCCCAGCAGCAACGTCGGCAATGGCTGCCACTGCTGGTCTTAAGCTGGTGTATCGCCATACTGGCGCTCAGCGGACCCGCACTGTATAAAAAATCATTACCGGTATTTGCCTCGACCCAAGGCCGGGTAGTGCTGATGGATATGTCACTATCGATGTATGCCACCGATCTGTCACCAAACCGACTGACGCAGGCACGTTTTCGAGTCACGGACCTGCTTAAAGGACTCAAAGAGGGCGAAACGGGTTTGGTGGCCTATGCCGGTGATGCGTTTGTGATCAGCCCCCTCACCCGCGACAGCAACACCTTACTGAATCTGTTACCGACACTCAGCCCCGATATCATGCCAGTGAGAGGCTCAAACCTGCCAGCTGCACTGACAAAAGCCAAAGAGTTACTCAAACAAGGTGGCCATATTAAAGGCGACATTATTTTAGTCACCGATGGTGTAGCAACTGACCAACTCAACGAAGCCAAAGCGGCACTGCAAGATAGCCAATATCGCTTGGTGATACTGGCGCTGGGATCAGCCCAAGGTGCACCAGTCCGTTTAAGTGATGGTCAGTTAATGCGGGATAGCAGCAATCAAGTAGTCGTGCCAACAACCAATTATGCCCAGCTAAACGAACTTGCCCAAAGTAGCCACGGCATGCTGATCCCATTTGCAAACGACGGCAGCGATCTTACTAAGTTACGCCAATGGCTGTCGAAAGACGAAAACGATGATGCCAAAGCGACCAACGTTGCCGGAGATGTGTGGATTGATTTGGGGCCATATTTATCGCTGTTGCTACTCATCCCTTTACTAGCCGCATTCCGCTATGGTTTGCCCATGTGGCTGGTGGCACTGCCGCTCACTGGGCTGCTATTACCACCGCAGGCCCATGCCAGCAGTTGGGACAATCTTTGGCAAACAGCTGACCAACAAGGAATGCAGGCATTTAAACAACAGGATTTCAAAACCGCGGCAGGCAAATTTGCCAATCCGGCTTGGCAAGGCAGTGCTCTTTATCGTGCTGGCGATTATCAAGGCGCACTCAAGGCATTTGAGAAGGATAAAAGCGCAGATGGTTATTACAACCAGGGTAATGCTTTGATGCAGATGGGTAATTATGAAGAAGCCATCAAGCGTTACGATAACGCACTGAAAAAAAATCCCAATTTAGAAAATGCAAAGGCCAATAAAAAATTGGCTGAAGAAAAAGAAAAGCAGGACAAGCAGGACAAGCAGGACAAGCAGGACAAGCAGGACAAGCAGGACAAGCAGGACAAGCAGGACAAGCAGGACAAGCAGGACAAGCAGGACAAGCAGGACAAGCAGGACAAGCAGGACAAGCAGGACAAGCAGGACAAGCAGGACAAGCAGGACAAGCAGGACAAGCAGGACAAGCAGGACAAGCAGGACAAGCAGGATCAGAATAAGTCTGGTCAGCAGCAAAACCAACAGTCAAATCCCCCTGAGGACCAAAAACCACAAGACAAGCAAAAAAATAGTGGTGACGATAACCAAGGCAGCGATAAACCGCAGTCAGGCGATAAACAGCAAAGCGCTAGTGAACAACAGCAAGGACAGAATAAGTCGTCACAAGCTCAGGATCCGGCGGATCAGCAAGGCAATTCTCGTGAGCAATCGGCTAAGTCACAGCCCACTGCTGATAAAAATGAGCAACAAAAGCAGGCTGGCGAAAAACAGTCGCCGCCGCAAGCTCAGCAAGGACAATCTTCATCGGGAGAGGATAAGCAGCAACCGTCGCCACAGATGCAAGCCGATGCCAGCCAGGGAAATAACGCCGACCAGGACGATAAACAGCAAGCTCAGGCAAGCACTGCCAAGCCAGCCGAAAACAACTCGCCGAAGCAGTCCCAAAATGGCACGGTGGCAGCATCATCCCTGGACGATAAAGATAAACTGCCAGCTGATATGCAGCGGGCATTAAAAGCAGTTGTCGATGATCCAGCAGCACTGCTGCGTAATAAGATGCAACTCGAATATCAAAAACGCCGCCAACGCGGTGAGACACCCAAGGAACAACAACAGTGGTAA
- a CDS encoding BatD family protein codes for MVKLRISFWLLLAVLLPLKAMALTELQASVDKNPVTQGEYIALTVTADDDLESQALDTSALLKNFIVGRTSVGRSTQIINFDTRKETRWQILISPKQLGQVTIPAFEINGVKSNPIALQVVDSASQPQQMQNLFLRTSVSSDEAYVGQLITYKVKLYLAVDLQRGVLSAPNLDGAQVKQVGDDKDSTDIVNGRRYRVIERTYSIVADNPGKLMISGVNFSGDVLVNGAGGGMFSFQESRPVQAQGDSTVVTIKPVPQSYVGDWLVADVVALQEDWKDGQTYEAGQPITRNISLYASNADETSLPDLNIPLPPGMRSYPDKAVKKTIARDGQTVAKLTQTVAIVPSKAGDFTLPEVKVAWWNPHLNKEEYATLPARQIKVKPASNTPTPDLTMPTPTTTTSAGYWPAATAILAVLWLMTLGLWLSARRKAPIKVVDRIMATATTPTAPANLQSAIDKDDAAEVLNALLHEVSSIKGQNISLGQLTQLSAPLAAIASKIQAAHYSRTPKETAPLYQELQGALAQFRSDELQKKQQKSPLSSLNP; via the coding sequence GTGGTAAAACTACGCATTTCTTTTTGGCTGCTGCTGGCGGTGCTATTGCCGCTGAAAGCTATGGCACTGACAGAACTGCAGGCGTCAGTCGACAAAAACCCGGTGACCCAAGGGGAATATATCGCATTAACGGTCACCGCTGATGATGATCTGGAAAGTCAGGCGTTAGATACGTCCGCGTTGCTCAAGAACTTTATCGTCGGGCGCACCAGCGTGGGTCGCAGCACGCAAATCATCAATTTTGATACCCGCAAGGAAACACGCTGGCAAATCCTGATTTCGCCCAAGCAGCTAGGACAAGTGACCATCCCAGCGTTTGAAATCAACGGCGTTAAATCCAACCCTATTGCATTGCAGGTAGTTGATTCGGCCAGTCAGCCACAACAGATGCAAAACCTGTTTCTGCGCACCAGTGTCTCTAGTGACGAAGCCTATGTGGGACAATTAATCACTTACAAAGTGAAGTTGTATCTGGCAGTGGATCTGCAACGTGGAGTGTTATCCGCCCCCAATCTCGACGGTGCTCAAGTGAAGCAAGTCGGCGATGACAAAGACAGTACCGATATTGTTAATGGCAGACGTTATCGAGTCATCGAACGCACCTACAGTATCGTTGCCGATAATCCTGGCAAATTAATGATTAGCGGCGTGAATTTCTCAGGCGATGTTCTGGTGAATGGTGCTGGTGGCGGTATGTTTTCATTTCAGGAAAGTCGGCCGGTGCAGGCACAGGGAGACAGCACGGTTGTCACCATCAAACCGGTGCCGCAAAGTTATGTCGGTGACTGGTTGGTTGCTGATGTTGTCGCCCTGCAGGAAGACTGGAAAGACGGGCAAACTTATGAAGCCGGACAGCCAATTACGCGCAACATCAGTTTATATGCTTCCAATGCCGATGAAACCAGCCTGCCGGATTTGAATATTCCGTTACCACCGGGCATGCGCAGCTATCCCGATAAAGCCGTTAAAAAGACTATCGCCCGCGATGGTCAAACAGTGGCAAAGCTGACGCAAACCGTGGCGATCGTCCCGAGCAAAGCCGGTGACTTTACCCTACCGGAAGTGAAAGTGGCCTGGTGGAATCCGCATCTTAATAAAGAAGAGTACGCCACGCTGCCCGCACGACAGATTAAGGTAAAGCCTGCCAGCAATACCCCGACCCCCGATCTCACAATGCCGACACCGACTACCACGACAAGTGCAGGATACTGGCCTGCCGCCACCGCCATATTGGCCGTGCTGTGGTTGATGACACTGGGATTGTGGTTAAGCGCCCGTCGTAAAGCGCCGATTAAGGTTGTAGACCGGATAATGGCGACTGCCACGACACCCACTGCGCCGGCAAATTTGCAAAGTGCCATCGACAAAGATGATGCAGCAGAGGTCCTCAATGCGTTGTTGCATGAAGTCTCAAGCATTAAAGGGCAAAATATTAGCCTGGGACAGCTGACACAGCTCTCTGCACCACTCGCGGCAATTGCCAGCAAAATCCAGGCCGCACATTATAGTCGCACGCCTAAGGAAACCGCTCCGCTGTATCAGGAATTACAAGGGGCGCTCGCGCAATTTCGCAGTGACGAATTGCAGAAAAAACAGCAAAAATCGCCACTGTCATCACTTAATCCTTAA